The segment TAATTGGAATTGAACAGCAAACCGGATGGTCCTTTGCGCACATGGCTGCGGTTTACGCCCGGTTGGGCAAGGGGAGCCGCTCACTTGAATGCATTCGTCTACTCGCTAGATCCTGTCTCGGTAAAAACTTCTTCACATATCACAATAGCGATCTGGAAATGGGGATTACTCAGTCGTTGATTCAGGGGATGCCCGCTCCGTTTCAGATTGATGCCAACCTCGGGATCACAGCGGCTGTTTTGGAGATGCTGCTCTTTTCCCGCCCCGGATTTATTCACCTGCTGCCTGCGCTGCCTGCGGAATGGACCGAAGGAACCGCGAGTGGCATTTGTGCCGTCGGAGGGGTGTCCGCTGATATCGAATGGAATCTGTCCGATGCCCGTGCACGGCTGACTGCAAAAAAAGAGACCGAACTTAGTGTGAAGTTCGAAGGCGATTTACAATTGGAGAAAATTCTTCTGAGACCGGATACACCGCTGACCCTAACTTTTAACCGGAAAGGAAAACTGAATGAAAGAGATTAAAACCGTTTTAACAGCAGGATTCGGAGCTGTACTCCCATACTTGTCTATACAGGCTGGAATTCAAAAGCCGAACTTTATTTTTCTTTTTGCGGATGATCTTGGCTGGGGAGATCTGGGTTGCTATGGCAACAGACAGATCAAAACACCGAACATCGATTCGTTGGCCCGCGAGGGGACGCTGTTCACTCAGGGATATGCGTCTGCATCAGTCTGCTCGCCAAGCCGGGCAGCCTGTTTGACTGGTTTATTTCCGGCTCGGGCCGATATTCACGGACATTTTGAGGCGTCGAAAAATGCAGCACGCGGTATGCCGGATTCTCTTAATCCGGAACTCCCGTTTTTGCCGCAAATATTGCAGTCCGCAGGTTACAAAACAGCTCACTTTGGGAAATGGCATCTTGGGATTGAAGATGCTTCTCTCTATGGATTTGATGTCGCCAAAACAACTAACGGAGGCGGCAAGGATCGCTATAAAATGCCTAACGGATTCGATTGTTTTTTTCGTGATTCCTCTGAAGTTTGTGTAAATGACAGTATAACGTTTCTGGAAGAAAATCACGCTCGGCCGTTTTATTTGCAGCTTTGGTTTCTTGAGCCGCACGCACCTAATCTGCCGCATGAACAGTTCATCAAACTTTATAAAGAACCGGGAGGCATTCCGGAGGAACTTATTATTCCCGATCCGCTTATTCGCTACAGGGCTGTTGTTTCAAATATGGATTATCATATTGGACGGTTAATGAAGAAATTGGACGAACTGGGATTGCGTGAAAATACCATCATTGTTCTGTTGAGCGACAATGGCCCTGAAGATCATCATATTTCAGGAAAAGCCAATACATTGGGAATGGGTGAGCCGGGCCCGTTCCGGGGGCGTAAACGCAGTTTGTATGAAGGCGGCGTGCGGGTGCCGTTTATTGTCCGCTGGCCGGGCGTAACGCCGGAGGGCAAAGTCGATAACGACAGCATCGTAGGCTGTATTGATCTATTTCCGACGTTTGCGGCACTGGCCGGTGTGGATATCTCCGGCATTGAACTGGATGGTCAGGATATTACACCCGCATTGCGCGGACAGCCGTTTGAGCGTACGAAACCGCTGCTGTGGGAGTGGCGCTATGAAATCAAAGGGTACACAGTCAATATCAGTCCGACTCATGCGGTTCGTCTCGGAAAGTGGAAATTTTATATAAATTGCGACGGTTCGCGAAAAGAACTTTATGATGTGCAGAATTCTCATCTGGAGACGGATAACCTGGCACGTCAATATCCGGAGATCGTAAGCCGAAAGGAGAAGATAATTATAGATTGGCGATCTACGATTCCCGAGTGGAGCGGAGATGCCGATGCCGGCAAACAAGATTATCCGTGGCCGGAGTAACGAGGAATTTGATGAAAAAACAAATACGAATAAATCCATGGAAATTTGTTCCGACCTCAACGATATTTGCGGCGTTAGTTTGGGGAACGGCACAAACAATTCCCGGCCTGCTTTTAAAAAGTATAAATGCACCGAACACGATCGTCGGGCTGACAAGTCTGCTCGGACTTCCCATTGCATTTCGTTTCATTTTCGGGCCGCTGGTGGACAGACGGGGAACCAAGCGTAACTGGACACTTAATCTGCAGAGTGTTCTTGCGGGAATGATGATGGGTCTGGCTGTGCTTTGCGGGTTTTCAGTGATCACGGATATGTCGGCGTGGCTGTTGCAGGTGCTGATGGTGCTGTTCGCCGGGTTGGCTATGATCAGTGCATTCAATGATCTTGGGTGGGGCGGATTTTTTCTTGCGGCGGTGGATGAGCGTGAAAAAGCGCTTTTTACCGGCATCAATGCAACTTGTGTACGGCTGGCCAATCTTTTTTCCTACGGTTTTATGGTATCACTGGCTGGTAAAATCGGCGCAAAGACAGGGGAAGTAATGGCGGGGTGGGCAGTATGTTTCGCCACTTTCGGGCTGATTCAAGCCGGTCTTATGATTTATCATCGATTTGTATATCCCTATCCGGTGCTGGATCGTCCGGTAAGTATTGTAGAGCGAAAGTCGTTTTTTAAAGTATTTGCCAACTTCTTTGACCAACCACGCCCGTGGGTGATTATTTCCTTTGTCTTTCTATATAGGTTGGGTGAGGGATTGCTGGCTCCCATGAAAGTCCCGTTTCTAATGGATCCTCCTGCAGCAGGAGGCTTGGGGCTGTCACTTGAGCAGATTGGTATAATGAATGGAATTTTTTCCATGATAGCCATGATGCTCGGCGGGATTTGGGGCGGGATCCTGGTGAAGAAATATGGATTACGTAAAACAATTTGGCCGTTTGCCTTTTTGCTGACTCTCCCGAATTTCGGTTTTGTCTGGCTGGCGTTATCGCCGGATTTTACAGAAATAAATGTGCTGGGAACGGCGATCAACCTATGGGCACAAGTTGCATTGTGCTTTGAATCATTCGGCTATGGAATGGGTTTTGCCTCTTTTGGGTTTCTGCATTGCGAGGCGTCACGGGGACCGTATCGCGCCACTTTTTTTGCGATGATGGGGGGAGTGATGTCGATCAGCTGGATTTTAGCAGGGAGTTTGAGTGGTTTTATTCAGACTCAGGTCGGCTATGTATGGCTTTTTCTGCTAAGTGTGATTTTTTCGATTCCGGGAATTGTGATCATTGCCTGGCTTCCGCTTAAGGAATTTGAAGAACGCGGGCGGCAGGAAGATGCGGCGCGTAAATTGTCGGAAGCTTAAAACAGAAAGGGATTATGAAAAATTCAGTAATCAGGATTAGGTTGATGTTGATTCTGCCAGTAGTTGTCGGGTTTGCAGTCTGGAGCAAGAGCGTTAATCATGATGAAATGATCACGCTTTATGTTGCGCCAAACGGGAGCGATGCTTTCACCGGGACAAGCGACAAGCCTTTTGCAACATTGGCACGTGCACGGGATGCCGTACGCGAAATAAAAAAAACTGAGCACAGTGACATAACCATTATACTTAGCGGCGGATATCACAGCATTTCCGAGACGCTGGTTTTTGGGCTGGAGGACAGTGCTGTTGATGGACAGATGATTACTTATAAAGCTGCGACAGATGAACAGCCTGTGCTGAGCGGCGGAACGATGTTGTCCGGCTGGCGGCGTACAGACCTGCCGGGCAACATTTGGGTGGCGGATTTTCCAAACGGTGCGAAAAATTGTCTGACACTGTACAGTGGTGAAATCCGCCTTCCGCGCGCGCGCGGCAAAAGTTTTACATCGACAAAAGAGTATAAACGAACCGAAATGTCAGGGCCGGTTACGGATACGATTGAATTTCCGCCCGGTGCAGTAAAAAATTACACCGATTTAAACTCTGCGGAAGTTGTAGTCCGTACCAGCGCGGCGTGGGCGATGAATATTTTACCGTTGCTTTCAGTGGATGAAGCGGCGGGAATTGCCAAAACGGCTCCGTGCAATTATGCGCTTGGACGTATTTTGAGCAGTCCTCCAACCTCTGATGATATGTGGGTGGAGAATGTGCTGGCCGAATTAGACTCTCCTGGAGAGTGGGTTTCGCATCCGGATGAGGGTAAAATTTATTATTGGCCTCTGACCGGCGGGGAACCTTCCAACGTGGTTTTCCCGATGGTCACGGAGATTGTAAGAGTAGAGGGGGTTATTGATTATGATGGACCCTCGGATATGCCTGTCAAAGGAATTCGTTTCGAAGGATTATCTTTTATGCATACAGACAGGATGGCGACGCCTGATAACATCAAGGGGAATGGACTTCAACATGGGTGGGATTATTTTGATTCGCCGAATGCAATGTTGCGTTTCAGAGGAGCAGAAAACTGTGAAGTAAAAAACTGCCGGTTTACAGCAGGAGGTGACAATGGAATCCGTCTGGATCTACATGCGCAAAACATTACGATTGAAAATTCGTTATTCTATCATCTTGGCGGTGCGGCCGCTGTGTTCTCCGGATACGGATTGGGTACAAAAGATGTTAATAAAAATAATGTATTTGTAAATAATCACGCTCACCATGTCAGCGAACTGAAAAAGGATCGACCGGCACTGTTTGTATGGCAGAGCGGCGGAAACCGGATTGAAAACAACCTGATCCATGATGTGCCTTATGTCGCAATTTCCGTTAGTTGCCGTGCAGCGATTGAGGGTACAGGGGAAGCGTATCTCAGCCGCAGGGAGAATGAGATTTCCGGCGATTATTCCAGAACCGCCGACTATGAAGGCTGGATGTCCCGTGAGGGTTTCTGGCATGGCC is part of the Kiritimatiellales bacterium genome and harbors:
- a CDS encoding sulfatase-like hydrolase/transferase; translation: MKEIKTVLTAGFGAVLPYLSIQAGIQKPNFIFLFADDLGWGDLGCYGNRQIKTPNIDSLAREGTLFTQGYASASVCSPSRAACLTGLFPARADIHGHFEASKNAARGMPDSLNPELPFLPQILQSAGYKTAHFGKWHLGIEDASLYGFDVAKTTNGGGKDRYKMPNGFDCFFRDSSEVCVNDSITFLEENHARPFYLQLWFLEPHAPNLPHEQFIKLYKEPGGIPEELIIPDPLIRYRAVVSNMDYHIGRLMKKLDELGLRENTIIVLLSDNGPEDHHISGKANTLGMGEPGPFRGRKRSLYEGGVRVPFIVRWPGVTPEGKVDNDSIVGCIDLFPTFAALAGVDISGIELDGQDITPALRGQPFERTKPLLWEWRYEIKGYTVNISPTHAVRLGKWKFYINCDGSRKELYDVQNSHLETDNLARQYPEIVSRKEKIIIDWRSTIPEWSGDADAGKQDYPWPE
- a CDS encoding MFS transporter; the encoded protein is MKKQIRINPWKFVPTSTIFAALVWGTAQTIPGLLLKSINAPNTIVGLTSLLGLPIAFRFIFGPLVDRRGTKRNWTLNLQSVLAGMMMGLAVLCGFSVITDMSAWLLQVLMVLFAGLAMISAFNDLGWGGFFLAAVDEREKALFTGINATCVRLANLFSYGFMVSLAGKIGAKTGEVMAGWAVCFATFGLIQAGLMIYHRFVYPYPVLDRPVSIVERKSFFKVFANFFDQPRPWVIISFVFLYRLGEGLLAPMKVPFLMDPPAAGGLGLSLEQIGIMNGIFSMIAMMLGGIWGGILVKKYGLRKTIWPFAFLLTLPNFGFVWLALSPDFTEINVLGTAINLWAQVALCFESFGYGMGFASFGFLHCEASRGPYRATFFAMMGGVMSISWILAGSLSGFIQTQVGYVWLFLLSVIFSIPGIVIIAWLPLKEFEERGRQEDAARKLSEA
- a CDS encoding right-handed parallel beta-helix repeat-containing protein, which translates into the protein MNILPLLSVDEAAGIAKTAPCNYALGRILSSPPTSDDMWVENVLAELDSPGEWVSHPDEGKIYYWPLTGGEPSNVVFPMVTEIVRVEGVIDYDGPSDMPVKGIRFEGLSFMHTDRMATPDNIKGNGLQHGWDYFDSPNAMLRFRGAENCEVKNCRFTAGGDNGIRLDLHAQNITIENSLFYHLGGAAAVFSGYGLGTKDVNKNNVFVNNHAHHVSELKKDRPALFVWQSGGNRIENNLIHDVPYVAISVSCRAAIEGTGEAYLSRRENEISGDYSRTADYEGWMSREGFWHGRDNVVVSNEIFSAVETIADGNPVYISGTAGGNVVRQNYIHDCWSYNVNAAIRCDDDQHETLIAENLIVDVAGSASAIVTKGKNNIINNICIDIYRNDNDYHVGLLALRSYKPDGSLIEKNIFICPDPERIVAVMAGKTRPQIGGEQIELADSTLQKNIYWAPTDSIWTKYYLLEAQLNGSEESSLVIDPLLADDFSFKPGSPALELGIIPVTAAGKGVDRSVWMDNPAAMSRAAANEGLNRAREQGAKVKKTIQSGSAGINDEADR